The following nucleotide sequence is from Oryzias melastigma strain HK-1 linkage group LG3, ASM292280v2, whole genome shotgun sequence.
ttcttcttttactttttatgacTAGATTtatcaacttttgttttttccttagACACCTCCAAGTGTTCCTGTCCCGACCACAACAGAAGAAATGGTGGTCACAGAGGTCGATATAAATGATGTCCCTTTAAATTGTAGGGAGCTTCTTACTAAAGGCAAAACACAAGAAGAGGTAAGCAAAAAATGAGTATTGCCATGTGAGAATTAACATATTGCACTTTTGAATTGAATATAgttgtagggaaaaaaaaatctcagtacaATTctgtgttctttattttttcttacagaTCCGACAGTTTAGTGGAGCTGTAGTGTCAACCAAAGGTCATTACATGACTGAGGCTGAAAGGGGAAATATGGGCGGGTAGGTCATAACACGTCTTTGTTCTTTAAAGGGAAAAATTTACAAAGTCAAAGctgcaaaatatgttttttatgttcttacTGAAAATATTGAGctaaaagttgttgtttttttaaatctaacagTCTTTAACTATAGCTGCGAGTTTACTTAAATCAATGATGTGTTTAAAATGAGCCGGGAGCAATTATCATTGTGTTTTATAGGAATACATGCATAAAAATAAGTTGCATTTAGGATCTTATTCTTAGTAAAGGATTCagaatacaatatttttattaacaagTCAGAATTTTTATCTGAATTAAAGTCACAAGGAACTTTGATAACATTTGGCgttatttttctgtagttgCTTTTAGTTTCAACACTTGTGAAGTCTATATAAGGTATATTTAAGACAGTTaagaactttaaagtcagaaaattGTAACAAATCTATTTAAAACCATTCAACATTCCAGGTTTCGTAAAagtaaattatgtattttaacCATGCAGCTCTCATCAAGCAGATTCTcttgttttaaagtatttatgtaactattttttttttttttttaatattgtaacTACTAATATTAGTTCTTGACCTTTTTGATGTGAATCTGAAGGGATTGGTGAGGGCAAGtgtcaaatgtaaatattatttCTAATATTCCTCTGTTTTTTGTAGACAAAGACCCTTATATTTGCATGTCCTGGGAAAAACTCAAGAGCAGGTCAATAGTAAGTTGAACCTTCATTGTGTTTTGAAAACATCGTCTTTCTTGGAATGGCTTGGCATTGTTCTCATAAAAActctgttattttctttttaagcagTCCTAATGCGTGCATTTGATACGACAGATAAACGTGAATTGATGCTAAACAATTGCTGAACTTCCCCCAACACTAGAGGCCGTAGCTCGCATAAAAGAGATCATCTCTGAAGATGTGGCGAGAGTTTCTGCAGCATCAGGAGGACAAGTTCCCATTATCCCACCGCTCACACTCTACCCTCAGCCTCCTCGACCAGTTATTCCTCCTCCTGTACCACGCATGCCCAACGCGACCGCAGTACCAGGCCAGGGGCACCggcctgcagctcctcacacaggGGTAAGGAAGCAGTTCCATTCaaaccttaaagacccactcaaaaaaaaagttcttaacatgttcttgtagcatttttctcatgacggaagacatgtaaagaaaattaagattagaactgcttttctgagtatttctttgtccAAACTGAGGTGAATCAGACCGAGATATGAGTGTATTTAAAAAGATATGTACAGGTTAGCCACATTGAATGAAAAGTGAagattttagtatttattttaaattgtttttagttGAGTACGATACAGGATGTTACTGATGGAGGTAAAGAAAGTGTGGCAAATGAAGACTATGTTGCCTTCACTGATACCCACCTCCAAAATGAACCAGCAGACAGAACATCCCTGATCTCCAGTGGAGAAACATTGGATTACTGCATCTGCTTACAAACATATCCACTTCCAGCCAGATAGACTTCTGTTTTCACTTTAGTAGAAGAAGTTGATTAAGCTCTAAgttgttctatttttctttagagCTTTGTGCACACAAAGATTTTCGTTGGTCTGGACCAAACGCTGGCTTCGTTCAACATAAAGGAGAAGGTTGAGGGTCCAGCTGGTTCGTACTTGAGTCACATCCAGACAGAGACGGGCGCTCGAGTCTTCCTCAGAGGAAAAGGGTCCGGATACATAGAACAAGCTTCAAAACGGGAGTCTTTCGAGCCTCTCTACGTCTACATAAGGTATGTTGTACTTGAAGTGGAATTCTCTTTGCATTGAAgcctttcttgtttttctgtgaattCTGTTTGTAGTCTGCCTCCTCCTGCAGTGACAACAGTACtatgtttgtgtatgtgtgttacAGCCATCCAAATGCAGCTGGATTGGAGTCTGCAAAGAAACTCACAGAAAGTTTATTAGAAACCGTAAGTATGAATACTGTCACTTTGAtgtaaatgtgaaagaaaactTCAGTTTGGGAGGTTTAAGAAGGTGAAACTACCAAAGCACTTAGTTTTCACCGATACCCACCTCCAAAAGCAAACGTGATAGTGTGAACCACTCGGCCTCCAGAGATAGGTCTGGAGTGCTCTGCACCTACCTACAATCCTCatcctaaaaatgacaaattatacTTTACTGTCATTTATTAAGCCTGATGACATCTTGTGTTCTTTATTCCTCAGGTGAGAGCTGAACATGCCCGAATAATGTCAGCGTACACCACCGCAGGCACACCTCAGAGTGAGTACTTTaagaaaccaggaaaaaaaaaagagggtgaCCACATTTAAGATGTCTTTGTATCAAATATCTTCCCCAGGTGTTTGTAGTGGCTCAACAATAAGTTGAAGTAATCAGTCATAGAAACCAGAAACTCCCTGGCtctgtccaaattccctcactactcctTAACccctaaaagactgaaaattgtGCGGGACAATCTAGTACCATGAAATTTGCACACAGGCTcactacttatttattttttcagaaacgGAATATGACATCACCTGTTTTCTGACGTAAAAACCTAATACATCTGAAGATTTTATAAAGATTATTTATGACTCTACAGCTTTCTGTTGATGAAAattttgttaataataataaaaaaagacgcaatgcattgtgatcTATATTTGCCGATCAAGTGAGCGTTGATGGATGCTAGTTttcttctgggaaatttctagtgcactgtattttggaattgtaaattcagacaaaatgaTAAACGCCCTATATAGTAAAGtaagtagtgagggaatttggacacacaCCCTGTTCTTTGTCTTCAGAGTACACGCTTTTAACTCGGCCTTCTATACTGTCATTTCAGCATACGCAACACATGGATTTCCTCCCAATAGCAATTACCCTAACCAGTCCTCCTGGTATAACTACCCGGCAAATGGTTATGCTGGCGGCTACGCAGCGTATCCAGGAGCCAGTGGTTACTGGAGTAATGCAAATGGTCCCCCAAGTCAATCTAACTTGTCGACAACCCCTCCATCTTCTCAGGCAATGGTTCAGTATCCAGTGTGTCCTCGGAAACCCCACCCCTTTCTTGTTCAGGTGAGTCAGAAAATGAAAGCACACATTTTATAATCTTTTGATCAATAAGAACATATCAGCCtcctaaaaatctaaatacacACTTTCTGATGAAATCAAATAAAGCTGGTGCTTCTCACACAAAATAAATGGAATGTTAAGTTGCCAGttcacaacacacaaacactttatGATAAACCTGCATACCGAATTGTTATTTCCAAAAATCCTGGGGTAGCATCAGAGTGTATGTGTTGGTTGTGCTCTACCTAAGGATCCAGGTAGCAGTGAGACTGTGGAACCTGAAGGATCTCTAACCACCCCCCCTGACTCAGGAAGTACCAAACAACTTTTCCAGGAGGGGGCTAAGGATGAACAGGTTAGCTGGAGATGAAGACCCATACATACAATTGAGCAATAAAACTGATCATTTGAAGAGATCTATGACTTGGAACAGAGAAGCTTCAGAAATCATTGCCACACTGAGCTGAATTACACAACTGCTGTCCGAGaagtttgcatttaaatatccacttttgtgtcttttgcagTCTTCTTGTTGTAGGACTAGTCAAAGAGTGTCATACAATTGTGTTGTTAGTATTATTGAAATAACTGATCTTAGTTCAGATGATACAGTtgtcacttttttcttctttcagcaATGGCTTCTAATTTTCTTGATAAACctcagtttttagttttaaaactaaatactCTCGCTATTTGCTATAATTCCGTGAAACTTTGGTTCTGTTGAATGAAATAACATCAAATTTTTATTGCAAGTAGTTGACCCGTCATCACAGATTTGATACAAATGTGCATCGCACCTCTTCTGCTTCAAGTTTAATTTGTATTAACATCTATTTGGaagcaaaaatgcaatttctacTTTTGATAATGAGGAATAAATTTAGAAgtaaaagggttaaatataAGTCTTTGGTTGAAAATTAAAGTACCCCCACTCAGGAAATTTGACTGTTAGCCTGAGTTTATCTTGATTCAACGTTAAGGCATTATCTAATAAAACAAGGAGATCTAAAAGCCCTTTCTGCTACTGTATATGTATCACCACATTTTCTGTATGTGAAACTATTGGTTGCACCGCTCACCCCGCATGCGTGAACCACAAGGCGCTTCCGCTAAAACATCTTTTACGGGCAAAGTTTGTCGTCGgacgttaaaaaaataataacctcTAAGAATGTTAgcattgaaaatatttaatataattaaaaaaatcactttagcattaaaaaaaaaaacgaaaggaaaggaaaaagacacgttGGGGATCAGGACTGTACGATTTTGCAGAGGACTACAACAgactgggctgcacggtggcgcagtggttagcgctcttgcctcacagcgagaaggccccggttcgactcccggctgggacctttctgtgtggagtttgcatgttctccccgtgcatgcgtgggttttcaccggggactccggcttcctcccaccgtccaaaaacatgcttcataggttaattggtgactctaaattgcccctaggtgtgaatgtgagagtgtatgtgtgtgattgaggccctgagacagactggcgacctgtccagggtgaaccctgccttcgcccatcagtagccgggataggctccggcatccccgcgaccccgaaagggaagaagcggacaagaagttGGATGGACTACAACAGactccaaatgttttcttcttctactgttgtGCATGATGGTAGTTTACTCCCCAAGTTAAGAGGATACAGCACCACttctagacattttttttccttcggTAACACAAAATTACTCTGTCGTAGAGTGGGCGAACAGCGGAAGTGCCTTGTGGTTCACTCATCCAGAGGGAGCGGTGCAACCAATAGAGTTCCACATACAGAAAATGTAGCTACAATCTGAAAAGTGCCCCATGGTTAGAGATTGATTTATAAAATTACTCATTCAGGAGACAACTCTGCTCCCTTTAGAAATGATTGTTGTCTTGTTTTAGCCCAGCAGCTGCTCCCCAGAGGGTCCTGCCCACCTGGAGTCCACCCTTCCTGTACCAGGTGGAGAGGAGAAAGTTAAAGACGATAGGTGCATCTTCAGTTACTTTCACATCAGTTCCTCTGTAGACCTGTTGCTAGAAACTTACATTGCTGTTTTGTCAGGATTCTGATGCCCCCACCACCCCCTTCCTTTGTGGCTCCAGTCGGGGTTCCACGTAAGAGGCCTCGGGAGGAGGACACGGCTAGTTTGCCCACCAGCACCGCATCACTGGGTATGTGTTTCTGCGTATTCTGAGACCCCCTGAGCTGTCGAGCCGTTGCTTCTGTGGAGTTGTGTGTAGCATAAGTAGCATCTCTCCCCATGGAGGAATGGGGGAGCGGAGACCTGTG
It contains:
- the LOC112160843 gene encoding KH homology domain-containing protein 4, translated to MSSGMTGQTPVLTSRWDRPAQPKQNVAVQQQKSIGNPGLPASLSGVISAAGSSTVSQLPQTQESTPQGGVEMAAAMAAKINAMLMAKGKLLTPPPLLTKTPPSVPVPTTTEEMVVTEVDINDVPLNCRELLTKGKTQEEIRQFSGAVVSTKGHYMTEAERGNMGGQRPLYLHVLGKTQEQVNKAVARIKEIISEDVARVSAASGGQVPIIPPLTLYPQPPRPVIPPPVPRMPNATAVPGQGHRPAAPHTGSFVHTKIFVGLDQTLASFNIKEKVEGPAGSYLSHIQTETGARVFLRGKGSGYIEQASKRESFEPLYVYISHPNAAGLESAKKLTESLLETVRAEHARIMSAYTTAGTPQTYATHGFPPNSNYPNQSSWYNYPANGYAGGYAAYPGASGYWSNANGPPSQSNLSTTPPSSQAMVQYPVCPRKPHPFLVQDPGSSETVEPEGSLTTPPDSGSTKQLFQEGAKDEQPSSCSPEGPAHLESTLPVPGGEEKVKDDRILMPPPPPSFVAPVGVPRKRPREEDTASLPTSTASLGAQEEVCVKKNKLSEDSSGLVPYGGDSSDDEEERTRCSKAENS